A window of Solea solea chromosome 18, fSolSol10.1, whole genome shotgun sequence contains these coding sequences:
- the trmt61a gene encoding tRNA (adenine(58)-N(1))-methyltransferase catalytic subunit TRMT61A isoform X1, translated as MSFVEYSDVIQDGDVAIVYLGIDSTMPIKVQKGAQTQTRYGVIRHSTDLIGQRYGSKVTCSKGGWVHVLHPTPELWTVSLPHRTQILYTTDIATITMMLELKPGSVVCESGTGSGSLSHAILRTIAPTGHLHTVEFHQQRAEKVAEEFKEHRVDHLVTVRNQDVCKDGFGVTGVADAVFLDIPSPWEAVRHAKTALKRQAGGRVCSFSPCIEQVQKTCQALMDQGFEELSSVEVLLRVHDVRVVSMPLPDFGPDPSAPPGPDSRGEAPNHASISLKTTTPPREIPGHTGYLTFATKPRT; from the exons ATGAGTTTTGTGGAGTATTCCGACGTCATTCAGGACGGCGACGTCGCCATCGTCTACCTCGGCATCGACTCCACAATGCCCATCAAGGTGCAGAAAGGTGCCCAAACTCAGACCCGCTACGGAGTCATCCGCCACTCCACCGACCTGATCGGTCAGCGTtacgggtcaaaggtcacctgcAGCAAAGGCGGGTGGGTCCACGTGCTTCACCCCACACCGGAGCTGTGGACAGTCTCGCTGCCGCACCGCACGCAAATCCTCTACACCACAGACATCGCCACCATCACCATGATGCTGGAGCTGAAGCCGGGATCTGTCGTGTGCGAGTCAG GTACGGGAAGCGGCTCGCTCTCCCACGCCATCCTGCGCACCATCGCCCCCACAGGACACCTGCACACGGTGGAGTTTCACCAGCAGCGGGCAGAGAAGGTGGCTGAGGAGTTCAAAGAGCACCGTGTGGATCACCTGGTCACCGTCAGGAACCAGGACGTGTGCAAAGACGGCTTCGGAGTGACGGGAGTGGCGGACGCGGTGTTCCTGGACATTCCCAGCCCATGGGAGGCAGTGAGACACGCAAAGACCGCTCTGAAGAGAcaag caGGAGGTCGTGTGTGCTCGTTCTCCCCCTGCATCGAGCAGGTCCAGAAGACGTGCCAGGCTCTGATGGATCAGGGTTTTGAGGAGCTCAGCAGCGTGGAGGTTCTTCTCAGAGTCCACGACGTCCGGGTCGTCTCCATGCCGCTGCCGGACTTCGGCCCCGACCCCTCCGCTCCGCCCGGTCCCGACTCCAGAGGGGAGGCTCCGAACCACGCCTCCATCTCCCTGAAGACGACCACGCCCCCCAGAGAGATTCCGGGTCACACAGGTTACCTCACCTTCGCCACCAAACCCAGAACCTGA
- the trmt61a gene encoding tRNA (adenine(58)-N(1))-methyltransferase catalytic subunit TRMT61A isoform X2, whose translation MSFVEYSDVIQDGDVAIVYLGIDSTMPIKVQKGAQTQTRYGVIRHSTDLIGQRYGSKVTCSKGGWVHVLHPTPELWTVSLPHRTQILYTTDIATITMMLELKPGSVVCESGTGSGSLSHAILRTIAPTGHLHTVEFHQQRAEKVAEEFKEHRVDHLVTVRNQDVCKDGFGVTGVADAVFLDIPSPWEAVRHAKTALKRQGGRVCSFSPCIEQVQKTCQALMDQGFEELSSVEVLLRVHDVRVVSMPLPDFGPDPSAPPGPDSRGEAPNHASISLKTTTPPREIPGHTGYLTFATKPRT comes from the exons ATGAGTTTTGTGGAGTATTCCGACGTCATTCAGGACGGCGACGTCGCCATCGTCTACCTCGGCATCGACTCCACAATGCCCATCAAGGTGCAGAAAGGTGCCCAAACTCAGACCCGCTACGGAGTCATCCGCCACTCCACCGACCTGATCGGTCAGCGTtacgggtcaaaggtcacctgcAGCAAAGGCGGGTGGGTCCACGTGCTTCACCCCACACCGGAGCTGTGGACAGTCTCGCTGCCGCACCGCACGCAAATCCTCTACACCACAGACATCGCCACCATCACCATGATGCTGGAGCTGAAGCCGGGATCTGTCGTGTGCGAGTCAG GTACGGGAAGCGGCTCGCTCTCCCACGCCATCCTGCGCACCATCGCCCCCACAGGACACCTGCACACGGTGGAGTTTCACCAGCAGCGGGCAGAGAAGGTGGCTGAGGAGTTCAAAGAGCACCGTGTGGATCACCTGGTCACCGTCAGGAACCAGGACGTGTGCAAAGACGGCTTCGGAGTGACGGGAGTGGCGGACGCGGTGTTCCTGGACATTCCCAGCCCATGGGAGGCAGTGAGACACGCAAAGACCGCTCTGAAGAGAcaag GAGGTCGTGTGTGCTCGTTCTCCCCCTGCATCGAGCAGGTCCAGAAGACGTGCCAGGCTCTGATGGATCAGGGTTTTGAGGAGCTCAGCAGCGTGGAGGTTCTTCTCAGAGTCCACGACGTCCGGGTCGTCTCCATGCCGCTGCCGGACTTCGGCCCCGACCCCTCCGCTCCGCCCGGTCCCGACTCCAGAGGGGAGGCTCCGAACCACGCCTCCATCTCCCTGAAGACGACCACGCCCCCCAGAGAGATTCCGGGTCACACAGGTTACCTCACCTTCGCCACCAAACCCAGAACCTGA
- the ckba gene encoding creatine kinase, brain a — translation MPFGNTHNQLKLKFSSADEYPDLSKHNNHMAKVLTPDMYERLRSKQTPSGFTLDDVIQTGVDNPGHPFIMTVGCVAGDEETYDVFSELLDPIIEDRHGGYKPTDKHKTDIEAGNLKGGDDLDSDYVLSSRVRTGRSIRGFCLPPHCSRGERRAVETLSIEALDSLSGDLNGKYYALKNMTDAEQQQLIDDHFLFDKPVSPLLLASGMARDWPDARGIWHNDNKTFLVWVNEEDHLRVISMQKGGNMKEVFNRFCTGLTKIESLFKERGHAFMWNEHLGYVLTCPSNLGTGLRAGVHVKLPNMSKHAKFEDVLKRLRLQKRGTGGVDTAAVGGVFDISNADRLGFSEVELVQTVVDGIKLLVEMEKRLEKGESVEDLIPAQK, via the exons ATGCCTTTCGGGAACACGCACAACCAGCTGAAGCTCAAGTTCTCGTCCGCGGACGAGTATCCGGACCTGagcaaacacaacaaccacatgGCCAAGGTCCTCACTCCGGACATGTACGAGCGGCTGAGGAGCAAACAGACGCCCAGCGGGTTCACCCTGGATGACGTCATCCAGACTGGGGTTGATAatccag GTCACCCCTTCATCATGACGGTGGGCTGCGTCGCCGGGGACGAGGAGACGTACGACGTCTTCAGCGAGCTGCTGGACCCCATCATCGAGGACAGACACGGAGGATACAAGCCCACAGACAAGCACAAGACTGACATCGAAGCCGGCAACCTGAAG ggcgGCGATGACCTCGACTCCGACTACGTCCTGAGCTCCCGCGTGCGAACAGGACGCAGCATCCGCGGCTTCTGTCTGCCACCGCACTGCAGCCGAGGAGAGCGCCGCGCCGTGGAGACGCTGTCCATCGAAG CTCTGGACTCTCTGAGCGGCGACCTGAACGGGAAATACTACGCCCTGAAGAACATGACGGAcgccgagcagcagcagctcatcgACGACCACTTCCTGTTCGACAAGCCCgtgtctcctctgctgctggcGTCAGGAATGGCCCGCGACTGGCCCGACGCCAGGGGAATCTG gCACAACGACAACAAGACATTCCTGGTGTGGGTGAACGAGGAGGATCACCTGCGCGTCATCTCCATGCAGAAGGGCGGGAACATGAAGGAGGTGTTCAACCGCTTCTGCACCGGACTCACCAAG ATCGAGAGCCTGTTTAAGGAGCGAGGCCACGCCTTTATGTGGAACGAGCACCTGGGCTACGTCCTCACCTGTCCGTCCAACCTGGGCACCGGTCTGCGCGCCGGCGTCCACGTCAAACTGCCCAACATGAGCAAACACGCCAAGTTCGAGGACGTTCTCAAGAGGCTGAGGCTCCAGAAACGTGGAACCG GTGGCGTGGACACGGCCGCGGTGGGCGGAGTCTTCGACATCTCTAACGCAGACAGACTGGGCTTCTCTGAGGTGGAGCTGGTGCAGACGGTGGTCGACGGAATCAAACTGCTGGTGGAGATGGAGAAGAGGCTGGAGAAGGGAGAGTCTGTCGAAGACCTGATTCCTGCACAGAAGTAA